In Zalophus californianus isolate mZalCal1 chromosome 4, mZalCal1.pri.v2, whole genome shotgun sequence, the following proteins share a genomic window:
- the LOC113926974 gene encoding cytochrome c-like: MSDVEKGKKVFVQKCAQCQTLTKGGEHKTGPNRRGLFGQKTGPAPEFSYMDVNKNKGITWGEETLMEYLENPKKYIPGIKMILAGIKKTGDSADLIAYLKKATKEGHLGNCCRC; this comes from the coding sequence atgagtgatgttgagaaggGCAAGAAGGTTTTTGTTCAGAAGTGTGCCCAGTGCCAGACCCTGACAAAGGGAGGTGAGCACAAGACTGGGCCAAATCGCCGTGGTCTGTTTGGGCAAAAGACAGGTCCGGCACCTGAATTTTCTTACATGGATGTTAACAAGAACAAAGGTATCACCTGGGGAGAGGAGACACTGATGGAGTATTTGGAGAATCCCAAGAAGTACATCCCTGGAATAAAAATGATCTTGGCTGGCATTAAGAAGACAGGGGACAGTGCAGACTTGATAGCTTATCTCAAAAAAGCTactaaggaggggcacctgg